The genomic DNA CGCGCCGTGCAGTTCAACTCGCTGTTCCTCGACCCGTACCTGTGGAAGTTGCAGCTGGGCGGAAAGCGCCTGGTGCAGAAGGCACGTCAGTCCGGCGCGCCGATCGACGGCGTCGTCGTCACCGCGGGCATCCCCGAACTGGACGAGGCCGTCGCCCTCATCGAGGAACTCAACGGCATCGGCATCACGCACATCTGCTTCAAGCCCGGCACCGTCGACCAGATCAAGTCGGTCATCAAGATCGCCGCCGAGGTGCCCGAGCGCGACGTCATCGTGCACATCGAGGGCGGCCGCGCCGGTGGCCACCACTCCTGGGAAGACCTCGACGACCTCCTGGTCTCGACCTACGGCGACCTGCGCAAGTCGGCCAACATCACGATTTGCGTCGGCGGCGGCATCGGCACGCCGGAACGGGCCGCCGAATACCTGTCGGGCCGCTGGGCCACGCAGTACGGCTTCCCGCTGATGCCGGTCGACGGCATCCTCGTCGGCACCGCGGCGATGGCCGCGCTCGAGGCGACCACCTCGCCGGCCGTCAAGCAGTTGCTGGTCGACACCACCGGTACTCCCGCGTGGGTCGGCGCCGGAAAGGCCCAGGGCGGCATGGCATCCGGGCGCAGCCAGCTCGGCGCCGACATCCACGAGATCGACAACGCCGCGTCCCGCTGCGGCCGCCTGCTCGACGACGTCGCCGGTGACGCCGACGCGGTCGCCGAGCGTCGCGACGAGATCATCGCCGCGATGGCCGTCACGGCCAAGCCGTACTTCGGCGACGTCGACGACATGACCTACCTGCAGTGGCTGCGGCGCTACGTCGAACTCGCCATCGGCGACGGATCGAGCACCGCCGACACCCGCAAGGACGGCTCGCCGTGGCTCGACGTCAGCTGGCGCGACCGCTTCGAGGAGATGCTCAAGCGCGCCGAAGCCCGTCTGCACCCGCAGGATTCGGGACCTATCGAGTCGCTCTACACCGTCGACGAGACCGGTGAGGAACTGCTGGAGGACCCGGAGCGCGCGTTGGCCGCACTGCTCGAGCGGTACCCCGACGCCGAGACGGTCAAGCTGCACCCCGCCGACGTCCCGTTCTTCATCACGCTGTGCAAGACGCTGGGCAAGCCGGTCAACTTCGTGCCCGTCATCGACAAGGACGTGCGCCGCTGGTGGCGCAGCGACTCGCTGTGGCAGGCGCACGACGCCCGCTACACCGCCGACCAGGTGTGCATCATCCCGGGCACCCAGGCCGTCGAGGGCATCACCCGCGTCGACGAGCCCGTCGGCGACCTGCTCGACCGCTTCGAGAAGGCATCGATCGACGAGGTGCTCGCCGCAGGCGTACAGCCCGTCGCCGTGGTGTCGCGCCGTCAGGCCCGCGCCGACGTCACCGGACCGCTGGGTGTCGTCCTCGATTCACCCGACGTGCTGTGGGCCGGTCGCACCGCGATCAACCCCGTCCATCGGATCGGCTCGCCGAACGAGTGGCAGGTCAACGAGAACCGTTCTGCGACACACCCGTCCACCGGTTCGCGCCTGGAACTGATCGGGGAGCAGGTGACGCTGAGCGTCCCGCTGTCCGACATCTGGATCACCATCCGGTTCACGCTGCCCGCGACCACGGTCGACGGCGGCATGCCGGTGGTCACCACTGAGGACGCCTCGGCGGCGATGCGCGCCGTGCTGGCGATCGCGGCCAACGTCAAAGGCCCCGAGGCACTTCCGGAGGTGCACGACGACAGCACCACCGTCACCGTGTCCTGGGATCCCGAGGAGGTCGCCGACCACACCGGTGTCACCGCCACGTTCGGGGCTCCGCTGGCACCTGGCCTGACCCTGGTGCCCGACGCCCTGGTCGGCCGCTGCTGGCCGGCCGTCTTCTCGGTCATCGGCTCGGCCGTCACCGAGACCGGCTTCCCGGTCGTCGAGGGTCTGCTCAGCCTGGTGCACCTCGACCACGCTGCGCACCTGCTCGCGCCGATGCCCCAGTCGAAGGCCGAACTGACCGTCACCGCAACGGCTTCGGCCGCCGTCGACACCGAGGTCGGCCGCGTCGTCCCCGTGTCGGTCACCATCGCCGACGCCTCGGGCACCGTGCTGGCCGAACTCGAGGAGCGCTTCGCCATCCGTGGCCGCAGCGGCGCCGCCGAGCTGACCGATCCGGTGCGTGCCGGCGGCGCGATCACCGACAACGCCACCGACACCCCGCGCCGTCGCCGTCGCGACGTCACGGTCACCGCGCCCACCGACATGAGTGCGTTCGCCGTGGTGTCGGGTGACCACAACCCGATCCACACCGACCGGGCCGCCGCACTGCTCGCCGGGCTGAAGACGCCCATCGTGCACGGCATGTGGCTGTCGGCCGCAGCGCAGCACGTCGTCACCGCCACCGACGGGCGGGCCACCCCGCCTGCGCGACTGGTTGGCTGGACGTCGCGCTTCCTCGGCATGGTCCTGCCCGGCGACGAGATCGACTTCCGCGTCGACCGCGTCGGCATCGACCGTGGCGCCGAGATCATCGAGGTCACCGCCAAGGTCGACAACGAACTGGTGATGGCGGCCACAGCGCAGCTCGCGGCACCCAAGACCGTCTACGCCTTCCCCGGCCAGGGCATTCAGCACAAGGGCATGGGCATGGAGGTCCGTGCCCGGTCCAAGGCCGCCCGCAAGGTGTGGGACACGGCCGATAGGTTCACCCGCGACACGCTCGGCTTCTCCGTGCTGCACGTGGTGCGGGACAACCCGACCAGCCTGATCGCCAGCGGCGTGCACTACCAGCACCCCGAGGGCGTGCTGTACCTGACGCAGTTCACCCAGGTCGCCATGGCGACCGTCGCGGCGGCGCAGGTCGCCGAGATGCGCGAGCAGGGTGCGTTCGTCGAGGACGCCATCGCCTGTGGTCACTCGGTCGGCGAATACACCGCGCTGGCCTGCGTGTCGGGCGTGTACGAATTGGAAGCCCTGCTGGAGGTGGTGTTCCACCGCGGCAGCAAGATGCACGACATCGTCCCGCGTGACGAGCACGGCCGGTCCAACTACCGGCTGGCGGCGATCCGTCCGTCGCAGATCGACCTCGACGACGACGACGTCACCGACTTCGTCGCCGAGATCTCCGAGCGCACGGGCGAGTACCTGCAGATCGTGAACTTCAACCTGCGCGGCTCGCAGTACGCCATCGCCGGCACCGTGCGTGGTCTCGAGGTCCTCGAGGAAGAGGTCGAGAAGCGTCGCGAGATCAGCGGCGGCAAGCGGTCGTTCATCCTCGTGCCCGGCATCGACGTGCCGTTCCACAGCTCCGTGCTGCGGGTCGGCGTCGCCGACTTCCGGCGCTCGTTGGAGCGGGTCATGCCGCGCGACGCCGACCCGGCACTGCTCATCGGCCGCTACATCCCGAACCTGGTGCCGCGGCCGTTCACGCTGGACCGTGACTTCATCCAGGAGATCCGGGACCTGGTCCCCGCCGAGCCGCTCGACGAGATCCTCGCCGACTACGACACCTGGCTCAACGAGCGGCCGCGCGAGCTGTGCCGCAAGGTCGTCATCGAATTGCTCGCGTGGCAGTTCGCCAGCCCGGTGCGCTGGATCGAGACCCAGGACCTGCTCTTCATCGAGGAGGCCGCGGGCGGTCTCGGCATCGAGCGCTTCGTCGAGATCGGCGTGAAGTCCGCGCCGACGGTGGCGGGCCTGGCGACCAACACCCTGAAGCTGCCGGAGTACTCGCACAACACCACGGAGGTGCTCAACTCCGAGCGCGACGCCGCCGTGCTGTTCGCGACCGACACCGACCCGGAGCCCGAGGCCGAAGACGCACCTGCGGCGGCCGCTCCGGCCGCCGAGGCGGCGACGGTCGAGGCGGTCCCCACGGCCCCGGCGCCTGCCGCGGCGCCGTCGGGTGGCCCACGCCCAGAGGACATCACGTTCGACGCGGCCGACGCCACGATGGCGCTCATCGCGCTGTCGGCGAAGATGCGCGTCGATCAGATCGAGTCGCTCGACTCCATCGAGTCGATCACCGACGGTGCGTCGTCACGCCGCAACCAGCTGCTGGTGGACCTTGGCTCCGAACTCAACCTCGGTGCCATCGACGGTGCGGGCGAAGCGGATCTGGCCGGCCTCAAGGGGCAGGTGACCAAGCTGGCGCGTACGTACAAGCCGTTCGGTCCGGTGCTCTCCGATGCCATCAACGACCAGCTGCGCACGGTGCTCGGCCCGTCGGGCAAGCGCCCGGCGGCGATCGCCGAACGCGTTACCAAGGCATGGGAACTCGGCGCAGGCTGGGCCAAGCACGTCACGGCCGAAGTGGCGCTGGGAACCCGTGAGGGCAGCAGCGTCCGCGGCGGCAGCCTCGGCGGTCTGCACGACGGAGCGCTGCCCGACGCGGCGACGTTCGACAAGGTCGTCGACGCGGCGGTCGGTGCGGTCGCAGCGCGACGCGGCATCGCGGTGTCGCTGCCGTCGGCAGGCGGAGCCGGGGGAGGCGTGGTGGATTCCGCCGCCCTCACCGAGTTCGCCGAGACGGTGACCGGACGCGACGGCGTGCTCGCCTCCGCGGCCCGGATGATCCTGAATCAGCTCGGCCACGATGCGCCGGTGAGCGTCGGCGAATCGGTCAACGACGCCGAACTCGTCGACCTGGTGACCGCCGAACTCGGGTCCGACTGGCCCCGTCTGGTGGCACCGACGTTCGACGGCCGCAAGGCGGTGCTGTTCGACGACCGGTGGGCCAGTGCCCGCGAGGACCTCGCCCGGCTGTGGCTGGCCGAGGAGGACGAGATCGACGGCGACTGGAAGCGACTCTCCGAGCGCTTCGAGGGTGCCGGGCACGTCGTTGCGACGCAGGCGAACTGGTGGCAGGGCAAGGCCCTGGCCGCAGGCCGCAACGTGCACGCGTCGCTGTACGGCCGCGCCGCGGCCGGCGCGGAGAACCCCGCCAGCGGTCGCTACGCCAACGAGATCGCCGTGGTGACCGGCGCGTCGAAGGGGTCGATCGCGGCCTCGGTGGTCGCTCAGCTGCTCGACGGCGGTGCGACGGTCATCGCCACGACGAGCAAGCTCGACGACGACCGGCTCGGGTTCTACAAGGCCCTCTACCGCGACAACGCCCGGTTCGACGCGACGTTGTGGGTCGTCCCGGCCAACATGGCGTCCTACGCCGACATCGACGCGCTGGTCGACTG from Mycolicibacterium arabiense includes the following:
- a CDS encoding type I polyketide synthase — encoded protein: MTINEHDRVSTGRGAVGSTSTHTAHALVDQLNAGEPYAVAFGGQGGNWLENLEELISSAGIESELSEVVGEAALLLEPVARELVVVRPVGFEPIQWVRALAADETLPTAKQLTTAAISGPGILLAQMAAMRAVERQGLDLQGTPPVAMAGHSQGIVAVESLKAGGARDAELLALLQLIGAAGSLVSRRRGMVGRGDKSPMVSVTNADPDRIAELLEDFSTDVRTVLPPVLSIRNGRRSVVITGTPEQLARFELYCSKITEREEAERKARLRGGAVFSPVFHGVQVEVGFHTPRLADGVSVVDGWAARTGIDADLAHAMTEAIFVKPIDWVAEVERLHDAGAKWIVDLGPSDTLTRLTAPVIRGLGVGIVPAATRAGQRSLFTVGAAPEIGPAWSSYAPSAITLPDGKVKLSTKFTRLTGRSPILLAGMTPTTVDAKIVAAAANAGHWAELAGGGQVTEPIFDARIEELTQLLEPGRAVQFNSLFLDPYLWKLQLGGKRLVQKARQSGAPIDGVVVTAGIPELDEAVALIEELNGIGITHICFKPGTVDQIKSVIKIAAEVPERDVIVHIEGGRAGGHHSWEDLDDLLVSTYGDLRKSANITICVGGGIGTPERAAEYLSGRWATQYGFPLMPVDGILVGTAAMAALEATTSPAVKQLLVDTTGTPAWVGAGKAQGGMASGRSQLGADIHEIDNAASRCGRLLDDVAGDADAVAERRDEIIAAMAVTAKPYFGDVDDMTYLQWLRRYVELAIGDGSSTADTRKDGSPWLDVSWRDRFEEMLKRAEARLHPQDSGPIESLYTVDETGEELLEDPERALAALLERYPDAETVKLHPADVPFFITLCKTLGKPVNFVPVIDKDVRRWWRSDSLWQAHDARYTADQVCIIPGTQAVEGITRVDEPVGDLLDRFEKASIDEVLAAGVQPVAVVSRRQARADVTGPLGVVLDSPDVLWAGRTAINPVHRIGSPNEWQVNENRSATHPSTGSRLELIGEQVTLSVPLSDIWITIRFTLPATTVDGGMPVVTTEDASAAMRAVLAIAANVKGPEALPEVHDDSTTVTVSWDPEEVADHTGVTATFGAPLAPGLTLVPDALVGRCWPAVFSVIGSAVTETGFPVVEGLLSLVHLDHAAHLLAPMPQSKAELTVTATASAAVDTEVGRVVPVSVTIADASGTVLAELEERFAIRGRSGAAELTDPVRAGGAITDNATDTPRRRRRDVTVTAPTDMSAFAVVSGDHNPIHTDRAAALLAGLKTPIVHGMWLSAAAQHVVTATDGRATPPARLVGWTSRFLGMVLPGDEIDFRVDRVGIDRGAEIIEVTAKVDNELVMAATAQLAAPKTVYAFPGQGIQHKGMGMEVRARSKAARKVWDTADRFTRDTLGFSVLHVVRDNPTSLIASGVHYQHPEGVLYLTQFTQVAMATVAAAQVAEMREQGAFVEDAIACGHSVGEYTALACVSGVYELEALLEVVFHRGSKMHDIVPRDEHGRSNYRLAAIRPSQIDLDDDDVTDFVAEISERTGEYLQIVNFNLRGSQYAIAGTVRGLEVLEEEVEKRREISGGKRSFILVPGIDVPFHSSVLRVGVADFRRSLERVMPRDADPALLIGRYIPNLVPRPFTLDRDFIQEIRDLVPAEPLDEILADYDTWLNERPRELCRKVVIELLAWQFASPVRWIETQDLLFIEEAAGGLGIERFVEIGVKSAPTVAGLATNTLKLPEYSHNTTEVLNSERDAAVLFATDTDPEPEAEDAPAAAAPAAEAATVEAVPTAPAPAAAPSGGPRPEDITFDAADATMALIALSAKMRVDQIESLDSIESITDGASSRRNQLLVDLGSELNLGAIDGAGEADLAGLKGQVTKLARTYKPFGPVLSDAINDQLRTVLGPSGKRPAAIAERVTKAWELGAGWAKHVTAEVALGTREGSSVRGGSLGGLHDGALPDAATFDKVVDAAVGAVAARRGIAVSLPSAGGAGGGVVDSAALTEFAETVTGRDGVLASAARMILNQLGHDAPVSVGESVNDAELVDLVTAELGSDWPRLVAPTFDGRKAVLFDDRWASAREDLARLWLAEEDEIDGDWKRLSERFEGAGHVVATQANWWQGKALAAGRNVHASLYGRAAAGAENPASGRYANEIAVVTGASKGSIAASVVAQLLDGGATVIATTSKLDDDRLGFYKALYRDNARFDATLWVVPANMASYADIDALVDWVGNEQSENLGPQSIHLKDALTPTLLFPFAAPRVAGDMSEAGSRSEMEMKVLLWAVQRLIGGLSHIGAERDIASRLHVVLPGSPNRGMFGGDGAYGEAKSALDAVVTRWKAETSWSQRVSLAHALIGWTKGTGLMGHNDAIVGAVEEAGVTTYSTAEMASMLLALCDIESKVAAARAPLHADLTGGLGDVEIDMAELAAKAREEMLAESKPDADEADGRTIRALPSPPRGYTAAPPPAWDDLDVDPADLVVIVGGAELGPYGSSRTRFEAEVSGELSAAGVLELAWTTGLVKWEDDPKPGWYDTSSGDLVDEGELVERYHDTVLERVGIRSWVDDGAIDPDHAAPLLVSVFLDKDFTFVVSSEADARAFVQFDPEHTVIAPVPDGSDWQVTRKAGTEIRVPRKVKLSRTVGAQIPTGFDPTVYGVTPDMTNSIDRLALWNLVTTVDAFLASGFTPTELMRWVHPSLVASTQGTGMGGMTSMQTMYHGNLLGKNKPNDILQEVLPNVFAGHVVQSYIGSYGSMIHPVAACATAAVSVEEGVDKIKLGKAEFVVAGGYDDLTLEAITGFGDMAATADTESMRAKGISDSKFSRANDRRRLGFVESQGGGTILLARGDLALEMGLPVLAVVGYASSFGDGVHTSIPAPGLGALGAGRGGRQSQLAKSLAKLGVGADDIAVISKHDTSTLANDPNETELHERLAASMGRSTGNPLFIVSQKSLTGHSKGGAAAFQMMGMCQMLRDGVIPPNRSLDCVDDELDHAQHFVWVRETLHLGEKFPLKAGLVTSLGFGHVSGLVALVHPQAFLAALDPEQREDYQRRAGERVLAGQRRLASAIAGGPALYEKPADRRFHHDEPEKRQEADMLLDASSRLGADGWYAR